A part of Pseudomonas sp. HR96 genomic DNA contains:
- a CDS encoding helix-turn-helix transcriptional regulator has protein sequence MKVPLAAILRALRAHKGLTQESIPEGSNRQYLSQLEHGKSSPTLDKLQDLSEAYGASPLLLVGAATLIQEGITVDALVERFADQMRELDAAGTLAAARAELDDNGLRSRPAGRVIDRDLKAAIQECKAQGLSQAQTSQNLGVNKMTVSRYWRD, from the coding sequence ATGAAGGTACCTTTAGCCGCAATCCTTCGCGCGCTGCGAGCTCACAAAGGGTTGACCCAGGAGTCAATTCCCGAAGGGAGCAATCGTCAGTACCTGAGTCAGCTTGAGCACGGCAAGTCGAGCCCGACATTGGACAAGCTGCAGGACTTATCGGAGGCATACGGGGCGTCTCCCCTATTGCTAGTCGGCGCAGCCACGCTGATCCAGGAAGGCATAACTGTTGATGCGCTCGTAGAGAGATTCGCAGACCAGATGCGCGAACTGGATGCCGCCGGCACACTCGCGGCAGCGCGGGCAGAGTTGGATGACAATGGGCTACGTAGCAGGCCAGCCGGCCGGGTGATTGATCGCGATCTGAAGGCTGCGATTCAGGAGTGCAAAGCTCAGGGCTTGAGCCAGGCGCAGACGTCTCAGAATCTTGGTGTGAACAAGATGACTGTCAGTAGGTATTGGCGCGACTAG